Proteins from one Procambarus clarkii isolate CNS0578487 chromosome 8, FALCON_Pclarkii_2.0, whole genome shotgun sequence genomic window:
- the LOC138359493 gene encoding calphotin-like, translating to MAQKMGCGVPYLPSRQSCSVATLPERHPAIATLPERHLVVATLPERHPAVATLPERHPAVATLPERHPVVATLPERHPAVATLPERHPAIATLPERHPAVATLPERHPAIATLPERHPVVATLSERHPAVATLPERHPAVATLPERHPAIATLPERHPAVATLPERHPAIATLPERHPAVATLPERHPAIATLPERHPAVATLPERHPAVATLPERHPAIATLPERHPAVATLPERHPAVATLPERHPAVATLPERHPAIATLPERHPAVATLPERHRLNYYTPT from the coding sequence ATGGCACAGAAAATGGGCTGTGGTGTTCCATACTTGCCATCCAGACAGAGTTGCTCAGTTGCAACACTACCAGAACGACATCCTGCAATTGCAACACTACCAGAACGACATCTAGTAGTTGCAACACTACCAGAACGACATCCAGCAGTTGCAACTCTACCAGAACGACATCCAGCAGTTGCAACACTACCAGAACGACATCCAGTAGTTGCAACACTACCAGAACGACATCCAGCAGTTGCAACACTACCAGAACGACATCCTGCAATTGCAACACTACCAGAACGACATCCAGCAGTTGCAACACTACCAGAACGACATCCTGCAATTGCAACACTACCAGAACGACATCCAGTAGTTGCAACACTATCAGAACGACATCCAGCAGTTGCAACACTACCAGAACGACATCCAGCAGTTGCAACTCTACCAGAACGACATCCTGCAATTGCAACACTACCAGAACGACATCCAGCAGTTGCAACACTACCAGAACGACATCCTGCAATTGCAACACTACCAGAACGACATCCAGCAGTTGCAACACTACCAGAACGACATCCTGCAATTGCAACACTACCAGAACGACATCCAGCAGTTGCAACACTACCAGAACGACATCCAGCAGTTGCAACACTACCAGAACGACATCCTGCAATTGCAACACTACCAGAACGACATCCAGCAGTTGCAACACTACCAGAACGACATCCAGCAGTTGCAACACTACCAGAACGACATCCAGCAGTTGCAACTCTACCAGAACGACATCCTGCAATTGCAACACTACCAGAACGACATCCAGCAGTTGCAACACTACCAGAACGACATAGACTAAATTATTACACACCGACTTAA